From a region of the Sesamum indicum cultivar Zhongzhi No. 13 linkage group LG3, S_indicum_v1.0, whole genome shotgun sequence genome:
- the LOC105158982 gene encoding uncharacterized protein LOC105158982, with translation MELPQETEDYIRESIDDSVGLPVSSGTILHKLRAVEASHMQLRHQYLCLQSKLKEKDEIIERSRAEASMNAVALKKFVEENQKLAVECSNLLAACNKWERECSLYDHDREALMDFANEADERAKEAEMQNFDLEEEKKKLEEELNFYKFRSEQQLDEVSTDDLHEEQILLDALLTAMFGKDETTSTANSFLEAHSGIKECQKLLKMWTSLKPLTQKVVALAAEAKNLEKDKDHLTINLRRAEEEVNVLFEENNILNEENKRLIRLCHREKHISGSGGASGKGKRKSSPKLNNPVEKKIDFGNLDPQRQPLSPLQSSSPESRMRKK, from the exons ATGGAACTGCCTCAAGAAACGGAAGATTACATCCGGGAATCGATTGATGACAGCGTGGGCCTGCCGGTGTCATCCGGCACTATTCTTCATAAACTTCGCGCCGTCGAAGCATCGCATATGCAACTCCGCCACCAATACCTTTGTCTCCAATCCAAgctgaaagaaaaagatgagaTCATCGAGCGATCTAGG GCTGAAGCGAGTATGAATGCAGTGGCTTTGAAGAAGTTCGTGGAGGAAAACCAGAAACTGGCTGTGGAGTGCTCTAATTTGTTGGCGGCTTGCAACAAGTGGGAGAGGGAGTGCTCGCTTTACGACCACGATCGCGAGGCTTTAATGGATTTTGCGAACGAGGCCGACGAGAGGGCTAAGGAAGCTGAGATGCAGAACTTTGATTtggaggaggagaagaagaaattggAGGAAGAGTTGAATTTCTATAAGTTTCGATCGGAGCAGCAGTTG GATGAGGTGTCTACGGATGACCTGCATGAGGAACAAATTTTACTAGATGCACTGCTGACTGCTATGTTTGGCAAGGATGAGACTACATCAACCGCAAATAGCTTTTTGGAGGCACATAGTGGAATTAAAGAATGCCAAAAATTACTCAAGATGTGGACTAG CTTGAAGCCTTTAACCCAGAAGGTTGTAGCACTGGCAGCAGAGGCAAAAAACCTAGAAAAAGACAAGGATCATCTAACAATTAACCTTCGTAGAGCTGAGGAGGAG GTGAATGTTCTGTTTGAAGAAAACAACATCCTAAACGAGGAGAATAAAAGGTTGATAAGGCTATGCCACAGGGAAAAGCATATTAGTGGCTCTGGTGGAGCTTCTGGAAAG GGAAAGCGAAAATCAAGCCCTAAGCTGAACAACCCAGTGGAGAAGAAAATCGACTTTGGTAATCTGGATCCGCAAAGACAGCCTCTTTCACCACTGCAATCCAGCTCACCTGAATCAAGAATGCGCAAGAAGTAG
- the LOC105158983 gene encoding pectin acetylesterase 11-like isoform X1 — translation MEKRIQTMAEHWFIRPLIICFLMMTMSSQVRGSDWTNIITPKTAISNGAVCLDGSPATYYFRNGSGDGIDNWLIYLEGGGWCTSNKGCLERTKIYTGTSTLKPKRMYFTDILSEDQTINPDFYNWNRVFVAYCDSSSYLGDVEANTYPNRRGARIFDSVMEDLLDKGMKNAKNAILSGGSAGGLGTILHCDGFRSLIPKASRVKCLSDAGFFIHAKNLHGAQERERFFANMIAYHGATKHLPASCTTKMNANLCIFPENIVKDIQTPLFFLESAFDGHQLREHYFSNDPTWTNCISNLKVCTPTQLQTMKDFRTALIKTLREVANSPSTGILVHSCYRHGHFMDQGWCTTSPALRKKINQAIADWYFDRRSFQEIDTHTESPRNCTKLT, via the exons aTGGAAAAACGCATTCAGACCATGGCTGAACACTGGTTTATAAGACCACTTATTATATGTTTCCTCATGATGACGATGAGTTCTCAAGTCCGTGGCTCGGACTGGACCAACATCATAACTCCTAAAACTGCAATTTCCAACGGAGCAG TTTGTCTGGATGGAAGCCCAGCAACTTACTACTTTAGAAACGGATCTGGAGATGGAATTGATAATTGGTTGATTTATTTGGAG GGCGGTGGCTGGTGTACCTCGAACAAGGGCTGTCTTGAGAGAACAAAAATCTACACTGGAACCTCCACACTTAAGCCAAAGCGTATGTATTTCACTGACATATTGAGTGAAGACCAAACCATTAATCCAG ATTTCTATAATTGGAATAGAGTTTTTGTTGCGTATTGTGACAGCTCGTCGTATTTGGGGGATGTTGAAGCC AATACCTACCCTAATCGTAGGGGTGCAAGGATTTTTGATTCGGTGATGGAGGATCTGTTAGATAAAGGAATGAAGAATGCCAAGAAC GCCATACTGTCGGGTGGCTCAGCTGGTGGATTAGGAACTATCTTGCACTGTGATGGCTTCCGATCACTTATACCTAAAGCTAGTAGAGTAAAGTGCCTTTCTGATGCTGGTTTCTTCATCCATGC AAAAAATCTCCATGGAGCCCAGGAGAGAGAACGCTTCTTCGCTAATATGATTGCATACCAT GGAGCAACCAAGCATCTGCCTGCATCATGCACAACAAAAATGAATGCGAATTTG tgTATTTTCCCCGAAAACATAGTGAAAGATATTCAAACGCCGCTCTTTTTCCTTGAATCAGCTTTTGATGGCCATCAG CTAAGAGAGCATTACTTTTCAAACGATCCTACCTGGACCAATTGCATCAGTAATTTAAAAGTCTGCACCCCAACTCAATTACAAACGATGAAGG ATTTCCGCACAGCCTTAATAAAGACATTGCGAGAAGTTGCCAATTCTCCATCTACAGGAATTTTGGTTCACTCTTGCTATCGTCATGGACACTTCATGGACCAAGGCTGGTGCACTACCTCACCTGCATTGCGAAAA aaaattaatCAGGCCATTGCTGATTGGTACTTCGATCGAAGATCTTTCCAAGAAATAGATACCCATACTGAATCGCCACGAAATTGCACTAAACTTACGTAA
- the LOC105158981 gene encoding RNA-binding protein CP33, chloroplastic-like, which yields MAAFRLVYLPPAAAQFSHNHLFLPSPPPNPCLLSLTTKHRRSNLQLFLAQVQVQAQPTIKSETAIENVVEEEEEVSKTRLLVQNVPWTCTVDDIRPLFANYGTVVDIEFSMYNKTKNRGLAFVTMGSHEEALAALNNLESTEFEGRVLKLNWAKPKKKKPSSLPQPKPLPVHNLFVANLPFQAGANDLKNFFNADNANVVSAEVIFQDNPRRSAGYGFVSFNTKAEAEAALAIFQGKEFMGRAIRVARSRRFLRQETKSAIQSESAEVN from the exons ATGGCCGCCTTTCGTCTTGTATATTTGCCTCCCGCCGCCGCTCAATTCTCCCACAACCACCTATTCCTTCCGTCGCCGCCGCCCAACCCTTGTCTCCTTTCTCTCACCACCAAGCACCGGAGGTCCAATCTTCAGCTGTTCCTTGCTCAAGTCCAAGTCCAAGCCCAGCCCACCATTAAATCAGAGACCGCCATCGAGAATGTcgtagaagaagaagaagaagtttcTAAGACGAGGTTGCTTGTCCAGAATGTTCCATGGACATGCACTGTGGATGATATTCGACCCCTGTTCGCGAATTATGGTACTGTTGTTGATATTGAG TTTTCGATgtataataaaactaaaaacagGGGTCTTGCTTTTGTGACGATGGGCTCACATGAAGAAGCTCTTGCCGCTTTAAACAATCTTGAATCCACT GAATTTGAGGGTAGAGTTCTGAAGCTTAACTGGGCTAAgccaaagaagaagaaacctTCATCTTTGCCGCAGCCCAAGCCACTGCCAGTACACAATTTGTTTGTTGCTAATTTGCCGTTTCAGGCGGGGGCCAATGACCTTAAGAATTTCTTTAATGCCGATAATGCGAATGTTGTTTCCGCTGAAGTCATATTTCAGGATAATCCTAGACGATCCGCAGGGTATGGCTTTGTTTCCTTCAATACTAAGGCAGAGGCGGAGGCAGCACTTGCCATTTTTCAAGGAAAG GAGTTTATGGGGAGAGCAATTCGTGTTGCACGCAGTAGAAGATTTTTGAGACAGGAGACGAAGTCCGCTATTCAATCAGAGAGTGCTGAAGTGAATTGA
- the LOC105158983 gene encoding pectin acetylesterase 11-like isoform X2: protein MEKRIQTMAEHWFIRPLIICFLMMTMSSQVRGSDWTNIITPKTAISNGAVCLDGSPATYYFRNGSGDGIDNWLIYLEGGGWCTSNKGCLERTKIYTGTSTLKPKRMYFTDILSEDQTINPDFYNWNRVFVAYCDSSSYLGDVEANTYPNRRGARIFDSVMEDLLDKGMKNAKNAILSGGSAGGLGTILHCDGFRSLIPKASRVKCLSDAGFFIHAKNLHGAQERERFFANMIAYHGATKHLPASCTTKMNANLLREHYFSNDPTWTNCISNLKVCTPTQLQTMKDFRTALIKTLREVANSPSTGILVHSCYRHGHFMDQGWCTTSPALRKKINQAIADWYFDRRSFQEIDTHTESPRNCTKLT, encoded by the exons aTGGAAAAACGCATTCAGACCATGGCTGAACACTGGTTTATAAGACCACTTATTATATGTTTCCTCATGATGACGATGAGTTCTCAAGTCCGTGGCTCGGACTGGACCAACATCATAACTCCTAAAACTGCAATTTCCAACGGAGCAG TTTGTCTGGATGGAAGCCCAGCAACTTACTACTTTAGAAACGGATCTGGAGATGGAATTGATAATTGGTTGATTTATTTGGAG GGCGGTGGCTGGTGTACCTCGAACAAGGGCTGTCTTGAGAGAACAAAAATCTACACTGGAACCTCCACACTTAAGCCAAAGCGTATGTATTTCACTGACATATTGAGTGAAGACCAAACCATTAATCCAG ATTTCTATAATTGGAATAGAGTTTTTGTTGCGTATTGTGACAGCTCGTCGTATTTGGGGGATGTTGAAGCC AATACCTACCCTAATCGTAGGGGTGCAAGGATTTTTGATTCGGTGATGGAGGATCTGTTAGATAAAGGAATGAAGAATGCCAAGAAC GCCATACTGTCGGGTGGCTCAGCTGGTGGATTAGGAACTATCTTGCACTGTGATGGCTTCCGATCACTTATACCTAAAGCTAGTAGAGTAAAGTGCCTTTCTGATGCTGGTTTCTTCATCCATGC AAAAAATCTCCATGGAGCCCAGGAGAGAGAACGCTTCTTCGCTAATATGATTGCATACCAT GGAGCAACCAAGCATCTGCCTGCATCATGCACAACAAAAATGAATGCGAATTTG CTAAGAGAGCATTACTTTTCAAACGATCCTACCTGGACCAATTGCATCAGTAATTTAAAAGTCTGCACCCCAACTCAATTACAAACGATGAAGG ATTTCCGCACAGCCTTAATAAAGACATTGCGAGAAGTTGCCAATTCTCCATCTACAGGAATTTTGGTTCACTCTTGCTATCGTCATGGACACTTCATGGACCAAGGCTGGTGCACTACCTCACCTGCATTGCGAAAA aaaattaatCAGGCCATTGCTGATTGGTACTTCGATCGAAGATCTTTCCAAGAAATAGATACCCATACTGAATCGCCACGAAATTGCACTAAACTTACGTAA